In the Lepus europaeus isolate LE1 chromosome 10, mLepTim1.pri, whole genome shotgun sequence genome, ATCAGAGAGTCCTGGGGTGTGTTTTAGTCTGGTCTCTGCCCCTCTTACAGAGACCACGTTCACGAACGAGGGCTCCACGTGTTGACCTCTCACTGAAGACCTTTCTGGCAGCCCCAGCTCCCGGCACCAGGGTCAGAGTGCACCTCCCGGTGGGGACTCAGCTGTAACACAGGAAGACTCGGGGGACTCACACCTTCCCGAACCTCAGCAGGCACCCACTGTGCGAGGAGCTCCCCAGGGCTCATGGAAGGCACATCGAAAAGATAACACGCATTCtccacacacactttttaaagatttatttgtttatttaaaaggcagagttacagaaagagagaaacagagagaatcttctatcttccacgtgggtgcaggggcccaagcacttgctgctttcccaggtgcattagcagtgagtgcgtcggaagtagagcagctgggacttgaaccggtgcccacacgggatgccggagtcacaggcagcagcttaacttactatgtCACAACGCCAGGCCCTGGAAACGTTTAAAGCCCTCTCAAATATgctgttaaaaaaaagtctgaaaatgtTTCCAGCATTGTGGCTTTGCAGGTTAAGCCGAGGCCcgagcattggcatcccatatgggcatccgttgaagtcccgactgctccacttccgatccagctccctgctaatgcacctgggaaagcagtggaggatggcccaagtccttgggcccctgcacacatgagggagacccagaaaagctcctggctcctggcttcagcctggcagaccCAGgctactgcggccatttggggagtgaaccagcagttggaagacctctgtctctgtctctgagtcTCCCTCAGAAAGTCTAAAACTGCCCGGGGGGCCGACGGTGCCCAAGGGGGCGACACGAGCGCGTGAACATGCAGACATCAGTCCCACGTCTCCAGACAGTGCGAGCAGCAGGTGCTGTAGTGCGGGGTGTCTTGCGGGATGTCGTGCGGGGTGGCCGCCTGCTGTCCGCCGTGCATGCGCTGAGCTAGGTCGTGAGGAGCAGAGGGGGGAAGGCTGCCAGTTGTCGCCCAGCAGCTTACAGGATCCGCAGCCTCCCAAGCCCAGCAGACCCCGTGTGCTTCTCTGTGCTACCCCTCGCCCCCGTGCAACACCCATCCCAGTGCTGTCAGGCTAGTGGATGTGGACTTGAACCACAGCTGTGTCCACACTGCGCACACACAGCCCAGAGCTGCCCAGTCCTTTCCCAGGGCTCTGGGGCCTGATGAATAACGCTGGCATCTCCATGCCCACGGCCCCCAACGAGTGGCTGACCAAACAGGACTTTGTGGACGTGCTCAACGTGAACCTGCTGGGGACGATCGAGGTGACCCTGAGCCTGCTGCCCGCAGTGAGGAGGGCCAGGGGCCGCGTGGTCAACGTCTCCAGCGTGATGGGCCGCCTGTCGCTGTTTGGTGGCGGCTACTGCATCTCCAAGTACGGTGTAGAGGCCTTCTCGGACTCCCTCAGGTATTGGGCGGGGTTGGGGCCCCTCCCTGGGTCCTATTCCTGTTCTGTGGAAACCACTTCCTGAGCTTTCCATAAATCACAGAGGTAGAAGCCCCCTCTTGAGGGCAAGGCCGGCTCTGGCATGTGATCCAACAGTTGAATCTCCTGACTTCTGTTTGTGCACACGCAGGACACCTGGGGGCAAGCCCAGGAACAAAACTCAGGAAGTGAAAAGCGCAGCCGTGGCGTGCATTCACGCTGTGCCTGTCGGTGCTGTTGCACTGCTGGCCAGAGAGGCAGGGCACTGTGACGGTCCCGGCCCAGCCTGCGCTGCTGGGCTCCCTAGTGGAGGACACACACCATATAGGACCTCCAACACGACCCACAGAGTGCAACTCAGGGAACAACTAGGTGAGATGGCCTGAGGTAGAAGTCAGTTGGCTGGGTCAGGTCCCCATCTCCCCCTCAGGGCAGCGCCCCTCCCAAGCCCAGCCTTCTCCTCAACAAGGGTCTGTCAGAACGGGGGACCTGAGCAGGGGCAGGGGGGTCCCTTCAGGGGCCTGGGGCTGTCACGGAAGCgcatctcctccttccttccctccctgagGGGCGAGGGTCCCTGAGCGCCCAGCACAAACCTCTTCCCTCCGGGCCCTAGACAGGCGCGGCGGGCTGGGCAGGGGTCTCTTGTCTCTGGGACCCATCGCACACTTGGTGGGGGCTGCGGGCTGCAGGGCGGCGCCCAGGTCTGGCGAGGCGCCCCTTCGCGCCCTTCCAGCTCCGACACTGCCCCCTTCCCCTGCGAAGCCCCAGCCAAGATGGAGAAGGGGCGCGGCTGGGGCCCTCACTGCCAGGCTGAGCCTGGCTCCCCTGGGGCCCACACCCCGAGGCCACCCGCCAGACGCCGCAGGCCGCCAGTAGGGGGGGCGCGTGGCCGGAGCGCGCAGGGACTGCGTCTGGGCCCTGGGTCCTGGATCTGTCTGGGCTGTGGCTCCCCGGGACGCCGAGGCGCAGGGGTCAGGGTGAGGatggcctgggcaggggctggcggtGGGCGTACGTATGCACGCGGGAGACGCCCGCAGAGACGTTTGGCTCCTGCCTCGCTCCTCAGCCTAACAGCAACGATTAGGATTCGAGGGTCCCGGGCTGCAGAGGGGTCCCGCCCCCTCAGCCCTTCAAGGTCTCCCCCAGAGCTTCCCCGGTGGTGGCTGTAAGAGCAGTGCGGCCCCGAAGGAGGGATGACTCCTCCAAGGCTGcagagcgccccctgctggcacgGGGAGCCCTCAGGCCGGGCTGGGATCTGCACCCCTGTTCTCCTCCCTTGGGCTGGCTGCCCGGGAGCCTCTGGTTGGGCCGGAACCTCCgtccctgcagcccagctcctgggcctCTGTCAGGTGGCCAGAGGCCCAGGAATGCAGGACTGGGTGGCGGCGGaggcagcacagccctggctgcttctggcccaggccccgccccagctccctgcccccttccctcctcctcctgctgggaAGGGCTGTCTCCACCTCACCCAAGAGCCCTCCGTGCACACCTGTAGGGGTCGCTCTCTGGCCTTTGTGGGTCTCGGAAGGAAGCTCCCTGGTGTGCCCCAGCCCCGTGATACTGGCAAAGCTCAGCGCCTGCCATGCCCTGGTCAGACCGTCTCTGTGGTCCTGGATACTGGGTCTTCCTGAGTTGAGACCCTGGAGGTCTTGTGGGTCCCGACTCTGAGTGTGACCTGGCAACAGGCCCCATGGAGAAAGAGGGCAGAGTGCAGTGGCAGCAGTGCCCAGGGGAGGCCACACCTGCTTGTgcacacagcccctcctccctccctgcaacTCTGGGGCTTTCATtcctctgtgtgcacctgtgggtgcacctgtgtgggtacctgtgtgtgtgcataggaGACTGAGGGGACGGGCAAGACACGGGTTATGAtggacaacacacacacatatacatatatacatgaacACATGGActataaacacatacacatgtatgtgcacaacatatacacacatacatatgaacaaatgtattttaaaaagtgcatgggATATCTAATTAAAATATAGGTTTACACCAGTTCAATAAAAATTCTGAAGTCCACCCATAGGAGTTTGAGCCCTTGCAAAAGAAGTCCAAAGAACAGAGGGGTAGAGTTAGAATAAATAAGAGTTCTAGAAAGACAGTGGTTAGCTGGGAAGGAAGAACCTTGCCAGAGCACCAGGGAGCAGACTGTCTACCACAGCCCTCGGGCTGCTCCCTCCTCTGCCGGAGCAggtgccacactcaggtttcccT is a window encoding:
- the LOC133767670 gene encoding retinol dehydrogenase 16-like; the protein is MWLRLVALVGLYYLVRWYRERQVVSQLLDKFVFITGCDSGFGNLLARQLDRRGLRVLAACLTEEGAEQLRRQTSDRVETVSLDVTKTESVAAAAQWVQERVGDRGLWGLMNNAGISMPTAPNEWLTKQDFVDVLNVNLLGTIEVTLSLLPAVRRARGRVVNVSSVMGRLSLFGGGYCISKYGVEAFSDSLRYWAGLGPLPGSYSCSVETTS